Below is a window of Mycolicibacterium rhodesiae NBB3 DNA.
CGATCGCCACGATTGCCGCACCCACGACGATGACTCCCACAGCGGCGACGATGATCGTGGGCGTGGCGCGGCCGCGGCCGGTGAGGGAGATGACGAGTGCGCTGACCTCCGCTGTTGTCAGCAGGTACGCGAACGTGAGCCCCGCGGCGTACCGGACGAGCAGCCGATGGGGCGTCACATGGCCGAAGGTATCAGTCGCTCGCGGGGAGCGGCTTCGCTTCCTTGAGTGACAGTGCCGTCGTGCCAACCGAGAGGGTTCCCGCACCGGCCTTGGTCACCAGGACCTCGGCACCGGATTCGTCGACGTAACGCTTGCCCATCGCATTTCCTTCGGAGAAGGCCGGATCGAGCGTGGCGTCTGCGGACTTCTCGGCATCGAGCGGCACCATCGGCACCCCGCCTGCGCGGAGGTCGTCGAGGCTGTCGCTGCTGCGCACGACGATCACCTGGGTGTCGCAGACCTGGCTCTGTAGGCGCGTGCCGTTCTTGATCATGTTCGGCTCCTTGCTAATTCGTGGCTGTCAATTCCTGAACGAGTTCGCGGCGCAGCACCTTGCCGGTCGCATTGGTCGGCAGTTCGTCCCGGAACACGACACGGTCGGGAGTGCGCGAACCGCGGAGTTGCGACCGAACGTGCTCGCGCAGCTCGTCGGGATCGGGGTCTGCACCGGCGGCGGGAACCACCACCGCGACGATGATCTGGCCCCACTGTGGATCGTCGGGCCCCACGACCGCGCAGTCGTGCACATGTGGGTGTTCCACGAGGACGTCCTCGATCTCGGCGGGCGCGATGTTCTCCCCGCCGCGGATGATCGTGTCATCCGATCGACCGCCGATGAAGAGATAGCCCTCCTCGTCTAGCCACGCGACATCCTTGGTGGGAAACCACCCGTCGGCATCGAGGACGGAACCTATTTCGGCGTACCGGCCGGACACTTGCTCGCCGCGGACGAACAGCTCACCGGTCTCGCCGGGCCCGACGACCTGACCGCTGTCGTCGCGGATCTGCAGCTCGACCCCTGGCACCGGCTGGCCGACCGACCCGAGCCTTCGGGTGACACGCACGTCGGTCGATGCGAGGGCCTCCCGGTGGTCATCGGGGGTGAGCACGGCGATGGTCGAACTGGTCTCGGTGAGTCCGTAGGCGTTGACGAATCCTACGTCGGGCAACAATCCAAGTGCCTTGCGCACGAGGGGAAGTGCGACCTTCGAACCGCCGTAGGCAAGGTTGCGCAAGGTGGGCAGCGCCACCGGTTCCGAATCGAGGGCCGACACGATGCGATCGAGCATCGTCGGGACGACCGTCGCCGACGTCACCCCTTCGTCGCGCACCAGGCGCACCCATTCCGACGGGTCGAACTGCGGCAGGTACACCATCTTTCGGCCGGCGTAGAGATTCGACAGTGCCGCGCTGACTCCCGCGATGTGGTACGGCGGCACACAGATCAGCGCCGCGTCGTCGGGTTCGGCACCGTCGAATTCGACCGTCCCGGTGATGTAACTGGTCAGGTTGTTGTGGGTGAGTTCAACCGCTTTCGGCCGCGAGGTCGTGCCTGAGGTGAACAACACCACTCCGACGTCTTCGGGGTCGGGGAATTCGGCGGCCGGTTCCGCGGTGCGGGCGGCGGCGATGAAGTCGTCGGATGTGATGACCTGCTTGCCTGCGCCCGCGACGACGTCGCAGTATTCCGCGTCGGCCACGACCAGCGGCTGCGGCAGGCGGTCGATCAGTTCGCGCAGACCGTCGGCGCTCAGCCGGTAGTTGAGCGGAGTGAAGGCGGCACCCGCACGCGCCGAGGAGAACAGCAGCAGGGGAAGCATCGCGCCGCCCAAGCCGACGTAGGCCACGTGCGAGGTGCCTGCGGCCGCGATGACGCCTGCGCCGCCGTCGGCGAGCTCACTCAGTTCGGCTGCTGTGAGCCGAATCTCGCCGGACACCAGCGCGGTGCGCTCCGGGTTTGTTGAGGCTGCCATCTCCAGCAGCAACGAGATGCTCATGATTTGTCGACGAAGATATCAAGGATGGGGTCGTCCCCACCGCCGTAGCTGGACAAATCGGTGATGCCGGCCGCCGCCAGCGCTTCGACGTCGATGAAGCACTTGCCGTTGACGTCGGCGGAGGGGCGAGACAGGATCGCGACCGCCGCATCGCCCATGATCTTGGGGTCGCGCGATCTGGCCAGGCTCTCCTGAAAGCCGGGCGCGTTGGCGACAGCGGCAGTGGCGATGTACGTCTCGGGCCACAGGCAGCTGAATCCAATACCGGCGTCGGCGTACTCAGCCGCCCACCCCAACGACAGCAGCGTCATGCCGTACTTCGACAGGGTGTACACGGGATGTGCGCCCAGCCAGTGCGGGCTCATGTTCATCGGCGGCGCCAGCGTGATGACGTGCGCGTTCGGAGACTTGCGCAGGTGCGGTAACGCCGCCTTCGTCAACAGGAACGTACCGCGAATGTTGATGTCCATCATCAGGTCGAACTTCTTGGCGGCCAGTTCCTCGGTGGGGTCGGTCGCGATGGCGCTGGCGTTGTTGACGACAATGTCGACGCCGCCGAAGTGCTCGACCGCCGCATCTATCGCACGCTGCACATCTTCTTCTTTACGCACGTCTCCGACGACCGCGACGCCTTTGCCTCCTGCGGCCTCCACGTCGGCCACCGCGGTGTGCACGGTGCCGGGCAGTCTGGGATGCGGTTCAGACGTTTTGGCCAGCAGGACGACGTTGGCACCGTGGCTTGCTGCTCCCAGCGCGATCGCCAACCCGATACCGCGACTGCCGCCTGACACGACGAGCGTGCGGTCGGTGAAGGTGGACATGACCCTCCTCGGGATGCGCAGTGCCTGGGATTCTACCTGGACTCTAACGGACCGGTAGTGGCGTTCTCATTCTAGGCAAGTGCCATAATCGCTGTTTACTGGGCCTTCAGTCGCGTTCCGGGTACCGGTACCGGTCCCGCTGACTGCACGTTTCCAGCGTGCGGTATTGGCATTCTCATTTTTTGCAAGTACGTTATCGAGTGATGACTCCGCCATCTGACCTGCCTGTACAGACCCCTTCCGGCATCCCGCTCGAGCCCATTTACGGACCGGCCGACCGCAGCGGTGAGCCGCCCGCGCCTGGTACCTATCCGTTCACGCGCGGCAATTTCGCGAGCGGGTACCGCGGCAAGCTGTGGACGTTTCGGCAGTACTCGGGGTTCGGCACGGCCGAGGAATCCAATCGCCGGTACCGCTACCTGCTGGATCAGGGCGGCACCGGTCTGTCGGTGGCGTTGGATCTGCCCACTCAGTGCGGGTATGACTCCGACGACGCCGAGTACGGCGAGGAGGTCGGCCGGGTCGGTGTCGCGGTTGACACGCTCGCCGATGCCGAGATCCTGTTCGACGGCATCCCGCTGGACAAGATCAGCACCAGCTTCACGATCAACGGCACCGCCGCGATCCTGCTGGCCTTCTATGTGGCGGCCGCTGAGAAGAAGGGTGTGCCGCGCGAGAAGCTGACCGGCACGATCCAGAACGACATCCTCAAGGAGTACGCGTCGCGCGGCACGTGGATCTGGCCGCCGGAGCCGTCGCTGCGGTTGATCGCCGACACCATCGAGTTCTGTGCCGCCGAGGTACCGCGCTTCAATGCGATCTCGGTGGCGGGCGCACACTTCCGCGACGCCGGCGCCAACGCCGTTCAAGAGATGGCGTTCACCCTCGCTGACGGTGTGACCTACTGCGACACGGTCGTCGAGCGTGGCCGGATGACCATCGACAAGTTCGCCCCGCAGATCTCGTTCTTCTTCTACACGCACGGCGACTTCTTCGAGGAGATCGCCAAGTACCGGGCGGGGCGGCGACGCTGGGCGACGATCGTGCGGGAGCGGTACGGCGCCAGCAGCGACAAGGCGTCGATGTTCCGCTTCGGCTGTGTGGCCGGCGGGGCGTCGCTGTACGCGCCGCAGGCCCAGAACAACCTCGTCCGCGTCGCCTACGAGGCGATGGCTGCGGTGCTCGGTGGTGTGCAGTCGATGTTCACCGCCGCCTGGGATGAGCCGTTCGCGCTGCCGAGCGAGGAGTCCGCGACGCTGGCGTTGCGCACCCAGCAGATCCTGGCGTACGAGACCGGGGTCGCGAAGGTCGCCGACCCGCTGGGCGGGTCCTACTTCGTCGAGGCGCTGACCGACGCCACCGAAGATAAGATCATCGAGATCATGCACGACCTCGAAGCACACGGCGGCATGGTGCGCGCCATCGAGGACGGCTATCTGCAGGGTCTGATCGCCGACGAGGCCTACAAGATTCATCAGGAGGTCGAGTCCGGTGAGCGGCCGGTGGTCGGGGTCAACAAGTTCGTCGTCGACGAACCGCCGCCGGAGATCGCCACCTACGAACTCGACGCCGAAGGTCGCGACAAGCAGCTCAAGCGTCTGGCGAAGGTCAAGGCCGACCGCGACGACGTGGCCGTCAAGGACGCGTTGGCCGCCCTGGCGCGCGGCGCCGAGGGCGACGACAACCTGATGCACAGGCTGATCGACTGCGCAGGAGTCTATTGCACGGTGGGGGAGATGGTGTCGACGCTGAAATCGGTGTGGGGCGAGTTCCAGCAGCCGGTGGTGTTCTAGTGTCTGCTTCTGCTCCCGCACAGGGCAACCCGGCACGGGTGCTCGTCGCAAAGCCGGGTCTGGACGGCCACGACCGCGGCGCCAAGATCGTCGCGCGCACGCTGCGCGACGCCGGATTCGAGGTCATCTACACCGGAATCCGTCAGCGCATCGAGGACATCGTGTCCATCGCACTGCAGGAAGACGTTTCCCTGGTGGGCCTTTCGATTCTGTCCGGAGCTCATGTCGCGCTGACGACGCGCACCGTCGACGCACTGCGCGCCGCCGATGCCGGCGACATCGCCGTCGTGGTCGGTGGCACGATCCCCGAATCCGATGTGCAGAAACTGCTCGACGCAGGCGCTGCGGCGGTGTTTCCCACCGGCACACCGCTGGACACGCTGGTGCGCGACGTCCGGGCGCTGACGGCAAAGGCGGCGCAATGAGGTTCGGGCGGGCGAAGCGGGGTGGGCAATGAGGTTCGGGCGGGCGAAGCGGGGTGGGCAATGAGGTTAGGCGTGATGATCGGGGCCGAGCGCGGCGATATGGCCCGCAAGGTCGCCAAGTTGGTGTCCGACATCGAGTGGGCCGAGTCGGCGGGGATGGACACCGCGTGGATGCCCCAGGTACCCAACGACTTCGACTGTCTCACCATGGTGGCCTTGATGGCGGCTCACACGTCGCGCATCGAACTCGGCACCGCCGTGGTGCCGTTGCAGGCTCAGCATCCGATCGCGCTCGCGCGCCAGGCGCAGTCCGTACACGCGATGGCGGGCGGCCGATTGGCTCTCGGTGTCGGTCCGTCGCACCACTGGATCGTGCGCGACATGCTCGGGATCCCCTACGAGAAGCCCGCGGCTTACACCCGCGATTATCTCGAGGTGCTCAACGCTGCATTCGCGGGTCCCGGTGACGTCGACGTCGAGAACGGGAATTTCACCGTGCACAACCCGACCGTGCTCGCGTCCGAGACGCCGCTGCCCGTCCTGGTCGCCGCGCTGGGCCCGGTGATGCTGCAGATCGCGGGCGAGCATGCCGACGGCACCGTGTTGTGGATGGCAGACGAGAAGGCGATCGGCGACCACATCGCACCGAAGATCAATAAAGCCGCTGCCGAGGCGGGCAGGCCCGCGCCACGCATCGTCGCGGGAATTCCCGTGTGCCTCTGCGCGAATTCCGAGATCGACGCCGCCAAGGAGCGCGCCAACCGGATTCTGGCCGAGGCGGAGACGTCGCCGAACTACCAGCGGTTGCTTGACCGTGGCGATGCCCGCAGCGTCGGTGACCTGTGTGCGGCCGGCGATGAGGAGTCGATCCTTGCGCGGTTCAAGGCATTTGCCGACGCCGGTGTGACCGATCTGTCGGTTCGCCTGCTCCCGATCGGCGAGACCCGTGACGAACTGATCGCTTCGAAATACCGGACCCGTGAGGTGATCGCGGAACTCGCCAAGGCGGTGCGATGAGCGCTTGCGCGAAGTGGGGGCACCTCCCGCCCGGAGGGCAGGGGGACCAATGACACAGCTGAGCGGTCCCCTTTCGGGTATTCGTATTCTCGAGGTCGGCGTCATGCTGGCCGGCCCGTACGCGACCATGCTGCTGGCCGACCTCGGCGCCGAGGTGATCAAGATAGAGCCGCCCGGTGGCGAGATCTCCCGACAGGTCAGTGACAGTTACTTCGCGAGCCTGAACCGCAACAAGCAGAGTGTCGTGCTGGATCTGCGGTCCGACGAGGGGCGGCGGCGTCTCGGTGAGCTCGTCGCGGATTCGCATGCGCTGCTGGTCAATATGAAGCCGTCGGCGATCAAGCGGCTTGGTCTGACGTATGACGCGTTGCGGCAGTTCAACGATCGCATCGTCTGTGTCGCGCTGACCGGCTTCGGGTTGAACGGCGGAGACGATCCCGCATTCGACTACGTGATCCAGGCGGCGACGGGCGTGGCGGCGATGACCGGCCATCCTGACGATCCGCCCACCCTGCCGGGGTATTCGTCAGCCGACAACTCCACCGGACTCACAGCGGCACTCGGCCTGCTGGCGCAGATCGTCTCGGGGCGCGGCGGACAGGTGGACGTCTCGCTGCGTGATGTGATGTTCTCGCAACTGAACTACCGGGCATCGGCATACCTGAACGACGGCGCCGAGCCTCAGCGGTATCCGTTCGGCGCGCATTCGTATTACGTTCCGGCGCAACTGTTCGCGACCGCCGACGGATACCTCGCGCTGTTCATCACGCACGATTCGTTCTGGAAGTCGTTCGCCACCGAGGCCGGGATCGAGGGTTTCGAGACGATGGCCGAACGGGTGGCGCATCGTGACGCGGTGCTCACCGCAGTGGCGGCCGCGCTTGCCACGGATACCGCCAAAGGGTGGGAAGCCAGGTTACGTCCACTTGGCATACCGGCCGCCGCAGTACAGACACTGCCCGAGGCGTTGGAGACGACGCCCGAAGTCGTCGTCACCGCAGGGGATTTCCGGTTGGTGGGCAGCCCGATCCGCATCGACGGGTACGACCCCGACTACCGGCCACCGCCCCGCCTCGACGAGCACGCCGATGCGCCATCGGCTCAGTCGTCGTAGGTGAAGCTGACCGAATCGGTGTCCGGAATGGCTTGGCAGGTCAAGATGTATCCGTCCTCGACCTCGTCCTCTTCGAGGGCGTCGTTGACACGCATGGTGGCCTTGCCCTCGACGAGCTTGCCCATGCATGTGCCGCAGTTGCCGGCTTCACAGGAGAACGGCGGAGAGAGGCCGGCACGCCTGGCGCTCTCGAGAAGCGTCTCGTTGGTCACCCGCCGCACGGACACTGTCTTCCGATCGAGCACGATCGTCACTTGTCCGTCGTCGGCGGGCGAGCTCGGCGCCGGTTCCGCCGTCATCAAGCCCCTCCTGGCATCTCGGTTCTAACAAATGAGAATATCATTCTCTTTAAATGATACGCTATTCTCAAATCGCGTCGCGACGGGTGACTGCGACCAGTGAGGACAGGCTGTGAGTGAGGCGATCGCGCTCGCTTTCGAGGAGCGTGAATACACGCTGTCCGAACTCGACGCCCTGACCAGGGGCATGGCGACCGCGCTTCGGGATCGCGGCGTTCGGCCAGGCGGTCGGGTCGCACTGATGTCGTCGAACCGGCCCGAATTCGTCATCGCACTGCGGGCCATCTGGCTGCTGGGCGCCTCCGCTGTCCTGCTCAGTCCGGCGTGGAAGCGCACCGAGATCGACCACGCGCTTGCCCTGACAAAGCCCGCGCACGCCGTGGGTGACCAGCCGGTGCTGGCCGAGGCGATGCCGATGCTGTCGCTCGACGAGCCGATATCGCCCGCGGACCGTGCTTTCGACGAGCCCCCGCCGTCCGCCGATGCGCTGTTCGTCTTCAGCTCGGGCACCACCGGGATGCCCAAAGCGGTCCGCCACACGCACGCCTCGTTCGCCGTCGCGGTGCGGCACTGGCGCGATGCGCTGGGGCTCTCGTCGGCGGACCGCATGCAGATCATGACGCCGCCGTCGCACATCCTCGGGCTGCTGAACATCGCGATGGCGCTCGAGACGGGTACGTGGATCCGGTTGCACAGCCGCTTCGACATCGACGTGATGTTGCGCCACATCGAATCCGACCGAATCACCATCGAGATGGCGGTGGCGCCGATCGCCCTGGCGCTGGCCGCGCATCCGGACCTGGAGCGCTACGACCTCTCGTCGCTTCGCTACGTGATGTGGTGTGCGACCCCGGTCACGGAAAGCGTTGCCGCGGAGGTCAGTCGCAGGGCGGGCATCAGCTGGGTGACCGCATACGGGGCCAGTGAACTGCCAGTGATCTCATGCAATGACATCACCGGGGCACGACTCGACACCGTCGGCCGTGCGGTGCCGGGTGTGGAACTGCGGGTGGTGTCACTGGACACCGGTGACGTGTTAGCGCCAGATGAGGTCGGTGAGATCCAGGTGCGATCGGGTTCGGCGATGGCCGGCTATCTGCCGGATTCCGCGACCGCCGATGCATTTTCGGACGGTTGGTACCGGACCGGCGATGTTGGGCACATCGATGCCGAGGGCTGGCTGCGCATCACCGACCGCTCGAAAGAGATGATCAAGGTGCGCGGCTTTCAGGTCGCGCCCGCCGAGATCGAGGCCGTGCTCCATGGCCATCCGGCGGTCGGGGACTGCGCGGTGTTCGGGGTTCCCGACGCGGCCAACGGAGAGGCCATCGTGGCCGCGGTCAAGGCTATGAGTGCGGTCGATGCCGAGGAGCTCGTCGGGCTGATCGGCGAACGGCTCGCCTCGTACAAACGACCGAGTCGTGTCACGTTCGTGGACGAAATACCCCGTCTGCCATCAGGAAAGGTATTGCGCCGAGTGTTGAAGGAGCGTCTGTGGACGTCCGTCTGACGAGTGAACAACAACAGCTGCGGGATGCCGCTGCCAAGCTTGCCGACGATCTCGGGCCGGGTTCGGTCGCGGATCTCGACGACGAAAGCCGGGTCCGGCGGCTGGAGAAGGCGGTCGCCGATACGGGCTTTCGCACGCTGCGCTCCGACGGTGCGTCCGGCGTCGAGGTCGCCATCGTCGCCGAGGAGTTTGCGCGCGGACTTGTCGACGTACCGTTCGTCGGACCGGTGCTCGCCGACGACCTTCGGCGGCGCGGCGCGCAGGTGACGGCGGGCGGCGACGATCGCGAGACCGTCGATTTGACGAGAAGTCTTGTTGGAGTGGTGGAGTCGCCAACTGAGCTCGGTGAGCTCTCGGAGGAGGATGCCGGCCGGTGGCGCGCACTCGCACTCACCGTCACGTGTGCCGACCTCGTGGGCGCTGCACGCGGGGCCCATGCGCTGGCCTGTGAGTACGCCAAGGTCCGCGAGCAGTACGGCGCGACGATCGGCTCCTATCAGGCGGTCGGTCATCTCTTGGCGGAGAGCCTGGCGCTGATCGAGGGCTCGATCAGTGTCCTGCGCCATGCCGCGTGGGCGGTCGACGAACTCCCTGCCGTCGAGGCAATTGAAGCGGCACGAGTCGCCAAGATCTACTGTGCGCGAGCGGCACTGACCGTCTGCGAAACCTCGATCCAGGTGCACGGCGGCATCGGCAATACCTGGGAGTGCCTCGCCCATGTCTATCTGCGGCGTGTGCTGGCCGCCACCGAGACGTGGCCCGTCAAGCTGGAGGAGCTGACCATTGGATTTCCGTGATTCGCCGGACGAAGCCGCATTCCGGGACCGGTTGCGCGCCTGGCTGACCGAGCAGAAGGGCAAGTTCCCGACATCCGGTGACGAGTACTGGGCCGCGCAGGGCGCCTGGCACCAGGCGCTGTACGAGCAAGGTTTTTTCGGCACCTCATGGCCGAAGGAGTACGGGGGACAGGACCTGCCGCCGGTGTACGACGTCATCGTCGACGAAGAGATCGCGAAGGCCGGCGCCCCGGCCCGCCCGAGTCTCGGGTACCTGGTCGTCGCGTTCGGTCACCACGGCAGCAAGGAACTGCAGCAGCGTTTCCTACCCGGCATGATCAACGGCACCGAGCGGTGGTGCCAGGGCTTCTCGGAACCGGGCGCGGGTTCGGATCTCGCATCGCTGACCACGACCGCCACCCGTGAGGGTGACGAGTACGTGATCCACGGCCACAAGATCTGGACAAGCTACTCCGACGTCGCCGACTGGTGTCTGCTGTTGGCGCGCACCGACAAGGATGTGCCGAAGCACCGTGGCCTCTCCGCGTTCGTCGTGTCGATGCACCAGTCCGGTGTCGAGCAGCGACCGCTGAAGATGATCAGCGGTGTCACCAAGGAATTCGGCCAGGTCTCCTTCGACGGCGCCCGAGTGCCCGCCGAGAACCTGGTCGGCAATCTCGGTGAGGGTTGGAAGCTCGCGATGACCGTCGTCAGCCACGAGCGCGAACCGTCGACCCTGGGATTCTCTGCTCGCTACGGAAAGCTGGTGCGGCAGTTGGCGTCCCGGACCGAAGGCGCGACGCCCGAAGAGTTGGCGTGGGCGTGGGTGCAGACCGAGATGCTGAGGCTGCACGTGCGCCGGCGGCTGTCAGAGCAACTCGACGGCATCACGCACGGGCCGCAGGGATCGCTGGACAAACTGCTCATGACCTGGGTCGAGCAGTCCGTCGGCCATGCGGCGCTGGCCACCGTCGGCACGAGCGATCCAGAGCTGTTCGGCGCGTACATGTACAGCCGCGCGCAGAGCGTGATGGGCGGAACGTCGCAGATCCAGAAGAACATCATCTCGTCGCGCATCCTCGGGTTAGGGGTCTAAATGTACGGAATGCCAGCTGAAATCGACGTCCAGGCTGACGGCGGTCTGCGGATCATCACACTCAACCGTCCTGACGATCTCAATGCGGTCAATGACGCGCTGCACGTCGGTCTCGCCAAGATCTGGGAAGAGCTCAACGAGGATGTCGGTGCGCGGGCGGCGGTGATCACCGGTGCGGGACGCGCCTTTTCGGCCGGTGGTGACTTCAACTACCTGGACGAGTTGCGCAACGACGAGGCACTACGCCAGAAGACCATCAAGCACGGCCGTGACCTCGTCATCGGGATGGTGCGCTGCCGCATCCCAGTCATCGCCGCGGTCAACGGTCCGGCCGTCGGGCTGGGCTGCAGCTTGGCCGCGCTGTCGGACATCGTCTACATGGCCGAGACGGCGTTCTTCGCCGATCCGCACGTCTCGATCGGCCTGGTGGCCGCGGATGGCGGCCCGCTGGTATGGCCGTCGCAGATAAGTCTGTTGCAGGCCAAGGAGTTCGCATTCACCGGGATACGGATCAAGGCCGCGCGGGCGCTCGAGCTGGGCATGGCCAACCACGTCGTCGCCGACCCACTCGCCGAGGCCATCGCATGTGCGAAGAAGGTCATGGAGTTGCCGCAGCAGGCGCTCGAAAGCACCAAGCGGCTGATGAACATCCAACTCGAGAAGTCGGTGATGGCGTCGCTGGACTACGCGAACCTGTCCGAATACGTCTCGTTCGGGACTGCGGACTTCAACAAGATCGTCGACGGGCTGATCGCGAAGGACAAGTAGATCGCAGCCCCCCCGCGAGAGTGCGTGTTTCCGGCCAACACGCCGGGCAGGCTCAAGTGGTCGCTGCAGCACCTGATTGGTTAGGGGTGTTGTTGCGATGGGTTTTCGAGGGCAGGGCCAGCAAGCACCGGCGTCGGCTCGGTTGGCGTTCTTTGAGGCGGTGAATGCGGGATCGTCGTGGGCTGCGGCGGCGACCGTGGCCGGGGTGGCTCGCGACACGGGCGACAGATGGGCTCGCGCCGCTGGTTATCAGGCGCAAACCAGGCACTTCGGTACGAGGTACTCCGCGCAGGCGCGGGAGGCGTTCTGGGCGGCGATGAGAGCTGGGGCGTCAGTGACGCAGGCTGCGCTCGGCGCCGGCGTGTCGGAGATCGCCGGCCGACGCTGGGTCAAACAGGCTGGTTATGTGCCCAGAACCACAGTTCCCATCGCTGCAGCCGAGGTTCTTACCGTCGTCGATGGGAGTGCTCGCTGTCGTCCTGCGTTGACATTCACCGAGCGATGCCGTCTGGAGATGCTGCTGGAGAACGGCTACACGGCTGCGCAATTGGTGGATCTACTGGGCCGGCATCAAGACACGATCAGTCGGGAGATCGCCCGGGGACAGACCGCGTCGGGGTATCGCGCCAGAGTCGGTCAAGACGTGGCCGATGCCAATCGGAAGCGACCCAAAGTGCGCAAGCTGGTCAGGAATCCGGCACTGCTGGCCGAGGTTCTGCAAGGCTTGCAACAGCGGTGCAGCCCGGAGCAGATCGCGGGTCGTCTGCGACTGGACTTTCCCGACGATTCGGAGATGTGGGTGTCCCACGAAACGATCTACCAGGGTCTCTACGTTCAACTGCGCGGCGAGTTGACCAAAGACCTCAAGTCGGCATTGCGGACCGGTCGGATCAAGCGAAAGCCACACGGACGCAATCAGATAGCTGAGCGGAGACGGTTCAAAGAGGGCATGGTCAGTATCACCGAACGCCCCGCTGAGGCCGATGACCGCGCCATCCCCGGACACTGGGAAGGCGACCTGATCATGGGCAGCGCCAACGCCAGCGCGATCGGCACCCTGGTGGAACGCACGACCGGTTTTGTCCTGCTTCTGCATCTGCCCGTCGATCACACTGCCGAGACCGTCGCTGCCGCGATGACCGCCAAGATCGTGGAGATCCCCGAAATACTGCGTCGCTCGCTGACCTGGGACCAAGGCACCGAAATGGCCCAACACAGCGCGATCACCAAAGCCACCGGTCTGCCGATCTACTTCTGCGATCCGCACAGCCCCTGGCAACGTGCCACCAACGAGAACACCAACGGCTTACTGCGTCAGTACTTCCCGAAAGGGACTGACCTGTCGTTCTGGGGACCCGGGTTCCTCGATCAAGTAGCCACCGAGCTCAACGGACGGCCCCGCAAACGCCACGGGTTCCGCACACCCGCCGAAGAACTCCACCGACTACTCTCAAACCCGTCCGCATACGCTGCAGCCACCGCCTGAATCCGCCCCGTGAAACGTCGACACTTTGCGCACGCTCGCGCTAGACGAGCACGCGTCTCCCTATCGGATTAGCGACAGGCTGTCCGCCAGGCCACGGGTCTCCCACAGGTTGAGAACGTTGGTCAACATCTGCAGTGGGGCCCGCACACCTTCGTCGTCCTTGATGCGTGGGTCAGTCCGTACCGTCTGCGGACCGATGTCGGGTATTCGTTTCTGTAGCAGCGCCGGCACATCCAGCAGCCAGCTGACGCCCATCAACGTTGCATACAGCACCAACTGGCGACTCAGCATCGCGGCATCCAGCGTGGGCCCGCCGCTACCGGAAACCTCGTCGCAGAACATCACCAGCAGCGCGTCCAAATGGTCGTTCCACAGCTCGGTTTCCGCGCCGGAGAGCGATCCCCAGATCGCCATCGCCAGGTTCATCTGACTGACGCAGCCCCAGTCCATCAACCCGCATCTCAACT
It encodes the following:
- a CDS encoding LLM class F420-dependent oxidoreductase — its product is MRLGVMIGAERGDMARKVAKLVSDIEWAESAGMDTAWMPQVPNDFDCLTMVALMAAHTSRIELGTAVVPLQAQHPIALARQAQSVHAMAGGRLALGVGPSHHWIVRDMLGIPYEKPAAYTRDYLEVLNAAFAGPGDVDVENGNFTVHNPTVLASETPLPVLVAALGPVMLQIAGEHADGTVLWMADEKAIGDHIAPKINKAAAEAGRPAPRIVAGIPVCLCANSEIDAAKERANRILAEAETSPNYQRLLDRGDARSVGDLCAAGDEESILARFKAFADAGVTDLSVRLLPIGETRDELIASKYRTREVIAELAKAVR
- a CDS encoding cobalamin B12-binding domain-containing protein, producing MSASAPAQGNPARVLVAKPGLDGHDRGAKIVARTLRDAGFEVIYTGIRQRIEDIVSIALQEDVSLVGLSILSGAHVALTTRTVDALRAADAGDIAVVVGGTIPESDVQKLLDAGAAAVFPTGTPLDTLVRDVRALTAKAAQ
- a CDS encoding class I adenylate-forming enzyme family protein translates to MSISLLLEMAASTNPERTALVSGEIRLTAAELSELADGGAGVIAAAGTSHVAYVGLGGAMLPLLLFSSARAGAAFTPLNYRLSADGLRELIDRLPQPLVVADAEYCDVVAGAGKQVITSDDFIAAARTAEPAAEFPDPEDVGVVLFTSGTTSRPKAVELTHNNLTSYITGTVEFDGAEPDDAALICVPPYHIAGVSAALSNLYAGRKMVYLPQFDPSEWVRLVRDEGVTSATVVPTMLDRIVSALDSEPVALPTLRNLAYGGSKVALPLVRKALGLLPDVGFVNAYGLTETSSTIAVLTPDDHREALASTDVRVTRRLGSVGQPVPGVELQIRDDSGQVVGPGETGELFVRGEQVSGRYAEIGSVLDADGWFPTKDVAWLDEEGYLFIGGRSDDTIIRGGENIAPAEIEDVLVEHPHVHDCAVVGPDDPQWGQIIVAVVVPAAGADPDPDELREHVRSQLRGSRTPDRVVFRDELPTNATGKVLRRELVQELTATN
- a CDS encoding SDR family oxidoreductase, producing the protein MSTFTDRTLVVSGGSRGIGLAIALGAASHGANVVLLAKTSEPHPRLPGTVHTAVADVEAAGGKGVAVVGDVRKEEDVQRAIDAAVEHFGGVDIVVNNASAIATDPTEELAAKKFDLMMDINIRGTFLLTKAALPHLRKSPNAHVITLAPPMNMSPHWLGAHPVYTLSKYGMTLLSLGWAAEYADAGIGFSCLWPETYIATAAVANAPGFQESLARSRDPKIMGDAAVAILSRPSADVNGKCFIDVEALAAAGITDLSSYGGGDDPILDIFVDKS
- a CDS encoding CaiB/BaiF CoA transferase family protein; protein product: MTQLSGPLSGIRILEVGVMLAGPYATMLLADLGAEVIKIEPPGGEISRQVSDSYFASLNRNKQSVVLDLRSDEGRRRLGELVADSHALLVNMKPSAIKRLGLTYDALRQFNDRIVCVALTGFGLNGGDDPAFDYVIQAATGVAAMTGHPDDPPTLPGYSSADNSTGLTAALGLLAQIVSGRGGQVDVSLRDVMFSQLNYRASAYLNDGAEPQRYPFGAHSYYVPAQLFATADGYLALFITHDSFWKSFATEAGIEGFETMAERVAHRDAVLTAVAAALATDTAKGWEARLRPLGIPAAAVQTLPEALETTPEVVVTAGDFRLVGSPIRIDGYDPDYRPPPRLDEHADAPSAQSS
- a CDS encoding methylmalonyl-CoA mutase family protein, whose translation is MTPPSDLPVQTPSGIPLEPIYGPADRSGEPPAPGTYPFTRGNFASGYRGKLWTFRQYSGFGTAEESNRRYRYLLDQGGTGLSVALDLPTQCGYDSDDAEYGEEVGRVGVAVDTLADAEILFDGIPLDKISTSFTINGTAAILLAFYVAAAEKKGVPREKLTGTIQNDILKEYASRGTWIWPPEPSLRLIADTIEFCAAEVPRFNAISVAGAHFRDAGANAVQEMAFTLADGVTYCDTVVERGRMTIDKFAPQISFFFYTHGDFFEEIAKYRAGRRRWATIVRERYGASSDKASMFRFGCVAGGASLYAPQAQNNLVRVAYEAMAAVLGGVQSMFTAAWDEPFALPSEESATLALRTQQILAYETGVAKVADPLGGSYFVEALTDATEDKIIEIMHDLEAHGGMVRAIEDGYLQGLIADEAYKIHQEVESGERPVVGVNKFVVDEPPPEIATYELDAEGRDKQLKRLAKVKADRDDVAVKDALAALARGAEGDDNLMHRLIDCAGVYCTVGEMVSTLKSVWGEFQQPVVF